A single window of Neospora caninum Liverpool complete genome, chromosome XII DNA harbors:
- a CDS encoding putative geranylgeranyl transferase type II beta subunit, producing the protein MEIPVPLSAAQHRRFLQRVLVAGLETLRKGGSKNAASCSKLPAGESHLAFHKPSVGEESSRDMTTSLEADAFLLSGVYWTLAGLAVLEDSRQSDEYGDQDEQTTRAEKGRIAFVDDAQRTLLVDLVMRCKRTLPCRLHVENVENGYRSASVSPQDTRCACCVGFAPHPDPSYPATCLSTLSAVQILVLLGRAGPSNLPKQLLIRIQRFLTRLQDPSTGAFKNRCTSFPSSSAEPDIRFAMCAVACFQLTQLLISYSGCNGQIKCIPNALETGEVTSGNTCKDDAVSSTEGGCTQVKRIKTHWCCLPSQWTVADPGDNEAASGSSDSSCRGYIDIDQLFEWLTRCQNLDGGFGCAPGCESHGGTTFCAVASLCLIGRLPQLPSVARQSLEGWLGERQAQRGGLNGRPGKDADSCYCWWILATASIMDMDLSSVYDIRSLKHFVLSCQSETGGISRVPTQTRSGRCTAVAAAHELAGSLEDTAGDQVAVDGVTSLETVDGNLGNALENETPGISLFGKGRLESHSDSPKTPDPFHTFFGLAGLSILVHDGKSPDVKKSGLDDSLSGELAAMNPLFGLPINSLIMM; encoded by the exons ATGGAGATCCCTGTCCCCTTGTCTGCTGCTCAGCACCGTCGCTTCCTGCAGCGAGTCCTGGTCGCAGGTTTAGAAACACTCCGGAAAGGAGGCTCGAAAAACGCGGCAAGTTGTTCAAAACTCCCGGCGGGGGAAAGTCATCTCGCTTTTCACAAGCCTTCTgttggagaagaaagctcgCGTGACATGACAACCTCTCTGGAGGCAGACGCATTTCTGCTGAGTGGTGTCTACTGGACCCTCGCCGGTTTAGCAGTCTTAGAGGACAGCAGGCAGAGTGACGAATACGGCGACCAAGACGAGCAAACGACCCGCGCGGAAAAGGGGCGAATTGCGTTTGTGGACGACGCACAACGAACCCTCTTAGTCGATCTTGTAATGAGATGCAAAAGAACACTTCCCTGCCGTCTTCACGTAGAAAACGTAGAAAATGGTTACCGTTCGGCGTCTGTATCTCCCCAAGATACGCGCTGTGCCTGCTGCGTCGGCTTCGCGCCACATCCAGATCCCAGTTACCCGGCAACGTGTCTATCGACCCTGAGTGCTGTGCAAATACTTGTACTGCTAGGTAGAGCGGGCCCTTCCAATTTACCGAAACAGCTACTAATTCGAATACAACGTTTTCTCACGCGCTTGCAAGACCCTAGTACCGGGGCGTTCAAAAACCGATGTACCAGTTTTCCGAGTAGCTCAGCCGAACCGGACATACGATTTGCTATGTGTGCAGTCGCTTGCTTCCAGCTTACGCAACTGCTCATCAGTTATAGTGGTTGTAATGGACAGATAAAATGCATCCCAAACGCCCTTGAAACTGGAGAGGTAACGAGCGGCAACACGTGCAAAGATGACGCAGTCTCGAGTACGGAAGGCGGTTGCACCCAAGTTAAGCGAATTAAGACGCACTGGTGTTGCCTGCCGAGTCAGTGGACTGTTGCCGATCCTGGAGACAACGAAGCCGCTTCAGGCAGTTCCGATTCGAGTTGTCGGGGTTATATTGACATCGACCAGCTATTCGAGTGGCTTACTCGCTGTCAAAACCTTGATGGTGGCTTTGGATGCGCTCCAGGCTGTGAGTCTCACGGCGGAACGACTTTCTGTGCCGTGGCATCACTTTGTCTGATTGGACGGCTTCCCCAGTTACCGTCGGTCGCACGGCAATCTCTGGAAGG GTGGTTAGGCGAGCgacaggcgcagagaggcggcctCAACGGTCGGCCAGGGAAAGACGCCGATTCGTGCTATTGTTGGTGGATTTTAGCTACAGCCTCGATTATGGATATGGATCTCTCTTCTGTATATGACATCCGAAGCTTGAAGCATTTTGTCTTATCATGCCAGTCGGAGACTGGCGGTATATCGCGGGTACCAACACAGACTCGGTCTGGACGGTGTACTGCCGTGGCCGCCGCTCACGAACTTGCGGGGAGCCTAGAGGACACAGCTGGCGACCAAGTGGCCGTGGATGGGGTGACATCGTTAGAAACCGTAGATGGCAATTTGGGAAACGCACTCGAGAATGAGACCCCCGGAATTAGTCTCTTTGGAAAGGGTCGTTTGGAATCGCACTCTGATTCACCAAAAACCCCTGACCCTTTCCATACGTTTTTCGGTTTAGCGGGCCTTTCCATTCTTGTTCATGACGGGAAATCACCAGACGTGAAAAAATCTGGTCTAGATGATTCTTTATCCGGCGAATTGGCGGCCATGAATCCTCTGTTTGGACTACCGATTAACTCTTTAATAATGATGTGA
- a CDS encoding putative zinc-finger-Ran binding domain-containing protein — MSAPVPYFSTDAAARQNLFLSAPPVPPVPPTTLCPSSSKAAASPGASVAALPGRTEDADAAAILQLHLQLSQQLQRSPVTEGDIFRALKKLARNSGGGPSGGNGNPSGTSGGSSPAFLEPVPQSGGSTEGDYPPPPPSQEMYTHMRSGSSHSVRGADGKRGASSASRGNGHLSQSGVFGGSGLAGLGSVAPASSHGLSSLSFQGPPEGTGTPRGAGGWRCRYCSTLNAGCLPGRCVCCGKMQSQKRGNAQKASASQVLGQGTHGTCSVQNLQIQQLRRDVLLAAVTAAAAAAEKRVEDKKEAKRAAAAVSAVATAMAESRQQLLLSENPPTSPYFSGGRVAGNSRAGLASDSGSTGNLYEDPAAAAVAAASLLPGLLGSLEASSGGNGGTPSGSVQSPSTSLTSIEDGVMGRAHPASPGVVGASLFPSLAASASFDGDGAPNACVGRSAGLIPDLGALGTGLGSLKGKRNLLSSFDDQSTPGQNFLGDSSSTGLRQSVGNLADGGSSTPGTYSLLQDPNAYGVDLTVFQELASAPQSTFFTDDVTPVDSLSLVSDCRSPSGATPSSIVSGRSSFCHSGIAGGVATPGSRGRDSNGNSSTNGGSPTTGTNGLSSRSNGGARLLATGPVGAGGGSPPNRESPPGMVDLTPGNGLTVAAADSKEGKNGGHRFPDGAGRARNSSVRCDPKRMDVSTFPGHAPLPVGNGPETSGGASTSSFNALTPSTQSSLPQHLQALQHPAGSSLLQMKGDTSTSSCASFLRAASSSPSVMVGEEESPVSALLEGLGLSSTANSAGIDALLPSVLSPIQVLLLKAKEVADRLVGDFTVLGYNDPTAKAAEALRTSLAILGFAPPPQGVGSPEDDLPGSAGLRGNSGPGGKGKQNDAGPGKDSDDDKKPKNANWTQGIGGPHFSAPTMLAHPDEFKNPSSFLKIYGDPMCAVVDASMPQAGRQTGPGGRALPGFSGRVDGASALAGGSTGNLPIRGHNGNWVCESCSNVNFPRRFRCNKCGAVRGPQGDAIVAEYAKLVYHQHVKTYRTLASRPGVDLPLKRLQNGSSNPGNAGTSPALQKGAGGGQGLNRLGGGTVSAFSAVPGSASNAQGHDGAFSLNRNVGGSGHGVSSATRGLASADTAGLNVSGVQGQVVGSQVTLPAVDPRRPAIPQPPSTTPSNVQTGGIHADALRPGVNFAASGPARCGPTGVPAPPPPTPQPPPVHPSVRAPAKQDVTGGKPLAGARGASGVLRSVNVDEKKGAKKLSISDRGVTQATCPETGTGKEEKLGNGDRKREVCDVDAAEGRTQAGNESAASAGGGNHVTVSGKPSVTSTTSGPLSSVSSPRADDVSSPVSSGDDSEATP, encoded by the exons ATGAGTGCGCCGGTGCCGTACTTCTCAACTGACGCTGCGGCGCGTCAGAATCTCTTTTTGTCGGCGCCGCCTGTACCCCCGGTCCCGCCGACCACGCTGTGCCCATCCAGCTCCAaggctgcggcgtctcctggcgCGTCGGTCGCCGCTCTTCCGGGAAGGactgaagacgcagacgcggcTGCCATTCTCCAGCTGCATCTTCAGCTGAGCCAACAACTTCAGCGGTCTCCAGTGACCGAGGGAGACATTTTTCGAGCGCTGAAGAAGCTTGCTCGCAACTCTGGCGGTGGGCCTTCCGGCGGGAACGGCAATCCGAGCGGAACCTCGGGGGGTTCGTCGCCCGCGTTTCTGGAGCCTGTGCCGCAAAGCGGAGGCTCGACAGAAGGCGACTACCCTCCGCCACCCCCTTCTCAGGAGATGTACACGCACATGCGTTCTGGAAGCAGCCACAGTGTCCGGGGCGCCGACGGTAAGCGTGGAGCGTCCTCGGCGAGCCGCGGAAACGGGCACCTCTCTCAGTCAGGTGTATTTGGAGGCAGTGGACTTGCGGGACTTGGTTCCGTGGCGCCCGCGTCTTCCCACGGCCTTTCTTCGTTGAGCTTCCAGGGCCCGCCTGAGGGGACAGGAACGCctcgcggcgccggcggctgGCGATGCCGCTATTGCTCGACGCTGAATGCCGGCTGTCTCCCGGGTCGGTGCGTGTGCTGTGGAAAGATGCAGAGCCAGAAGCGCGGAAATGCGCAGAAGGCCAGTGCGTCTCAGGTTCTGGGCCAGGGCACACATGGCACGTGCTCGGTGCAAAATCTCCAGATCCAGCAGCTGCGACGGGACGTGCTCCTCGCCGCTGTgacggcggctgcagcggcggcggagaaaagggtcgaggacaagaaggaagcgaagcgggCGGCTGCAGCAGTTTCGGCGGTAGCTACGGCCATGGCGGAGTcgcggcagcagctgctgctttCGGAGAACCCTCCGACTTCGCCGTACTTTTCTGGAGGCAGGGTGGCTGGGAACTCCCGCgccggcctcgcctccgacTCGGGGTCGACCGGAAATCTCTACGAGGATCCAGCTGCGGCGGCAGTGGCGGCCGCCTCCCTTTTGCCTGGCCTGCTCGGCAGCCTCGAGGCGAGTTCTGGAGGGAACGGGGGGACTCCAAGTGGAAGTGTGCAGTCCCCGTCCACGAGTCTGACGTCCATCGAGGACGGGGTCATGGGCCGAGCGCACCCTGCGTCGCCGGGCGTCGTGGGAGCGAgcctttttccctcgctcgctgcctcggcttccttcgacggcgacggcgcgccgaACGCCTGCGTTGGCCGTTCCGCGGGTCTCATTCCCGACTTGGGTGCGCTGGGGACGGGCCTGGGGAGTTTGAAAGGCAAACGAAATCTACTCTCCAGCTTCGACGACCAGTCGACTCCAGGCCAAAACTTCCTCGGAGACTCCAGTTCTACAGGTTTAAGGCAGAGCGTCGGCAACTTAGCTGACGGGGGGAGCAGCACGCCGGGCACTTACTCTCTGCTCCAGGACCCGAACGCGTACGGCGTCGACCTGACTGTCTTTCAGGAGCTCGCCAGCGCGCCGCAGTCCACGTTCTTCACAGACGATGTAACGCCCGTCGACAGTCTCTCGCTTGTGAGTGACTGCCGAAGCCCGTCCGGCGCCACGCCTTCGTCGATTGTGAGCGGCCGCAGCAGTTTTTGCCATTCGGGCATCGCCGGCGGCGTCGCCACCCCCGGCAGCAGAGGCCGAGACAGCAACGGCAACTCGAGCACAAACGGCGGCAGCCCCACCACGGGGACGAACGGCCTGAGCAGTCGCTCGAATGGCGGGGCCAGGCTGCTGGCGACTGGGCCCGTGGGGGCAGGAGGCGGGAGTCCTCCAAATCGCGAGTCGCCGCCGGGGATGGTGGACCTGACTCCTGGCAATGGATTGACCGTTGCAGCTGCCGACTcaaaggagggaaagaacggTGGACACCGATTCCCAGACGGAGCAGGGAGAGCGCGAAACAGCAGTGTGAGATGTGACCCGAAACGGATGGACGTGTCCACGTTTCCAGGTcatgcgcctctccccgtcgGGAACGGTCCGGAAACTTccggcggcgcctccacttcttccttcaATGCACTTACTCCGAGCACCCAGAGCTCGCTCCCTCAACACCTACAAGCCTTGCAGCATCCGGCCGGCTCGTCCCTGCTTCAGATGAAAGGCGACACGAGCACAAGCAGCTGCGCAAGCTTCCTGCgcgctgcgtcgtcctcgccttcggtCATGGTGGGAGAGGAGGAGTCTCCCGTCAGCGCTCTCCTCGAGGGTCTGGGGCTCTCGTCCACTGCGAATTCGGCCGGCATCGAcgcgctgcttccttctgtcctctctcccatTCAG GTTCTTCTTTTAAAGGCAAAGGAGGTTGCTGACCGCCTCGTAGGTGACTTCACAGTGCTGGGGTACAACGACCCAACAGCGAAAGCTGCGGAGGCTCTTCGCACATCCCTCGCCATTCTCGGCTTCGCGCCGCCCCCGCAAGGCGTCGGCAGTCCTGAGGACGATTTACCTGGATCCGCGGGGTTGCGGGGAAACAGCGGACCTGGCGGAAAAGGCAAGCAAAACGACGCCGGTCCAGGGAAGGACAGCGACGATGACAAGAAACCGAAGAATGCGAACTGGACACAGG gCATTGGAGGCCCGCACTTTTCGGCGCCGACAATGCTGGCCCATCCTGACGAGTTCAAGAATCCCAGCAGCTTCCTGAAGATCTACGGCGATCCAATGTGTGCCGTCGTAGATGCGTCGATGCCTCAAGCCGGCAGGCAGACCGGCCCTGGAGGCCGCGCACTCCCTGGATTCTCTGGACGAGTCGACGGGGCCTCAGCGCTCGCAGGCGGGTCAACTGGCAATCTCCCCATTCGTGGCCACAACGGCAACTGGGTGTGTGAAAGCTGCTCGAATGTCAACTTCCCACGGCGATTCCGATGCAACAAGTGCGGAGCTGTGCGTGGCCCTCAGGGGGATGCGATCGTCGCGGAATATGCCAAGCTGGTGTATCACCAGCATGTCAAGACGTACAGAACTCTCGCCTCGCGACCTGGCGTGGACCTGCCTCTGAAGCGTCTCCAGAACGGGAGCAGCAACCCCGGCAACGCAGGCACGTCGCCTGCACTGCAAAAGGGGGCTGGCGGGGGCCAAGGTTTAAACAGGCTCGGCGGCGGAaccgtctccgctttctcggcCGTGCCTGGAAGCGCGAGCAACGCTCAGGGCCATGACGGGGCCTTCAGCCTAAATAGAAACGTCGGGGGCTCTGGACACGGCGTTTCGTCTGCGACTCGGGGTTTGGCATCTGCAGATACCGCAGGGTTGAATGTGTCGGGTGTACAGGGACAAGTCGTCGGCAGCCAGGTAACGCTGCCTGCTGTTGACCCTCGAAGACCTGCCATTCCCCAGCCTCCGAGCACCACTCCAAGCAACGTGCAAACTGGAGGCATTCACGCGGACGCCCTTCGACCGGGAGTGAATTTCGCTGCGAGCGGACCGGCGCGCTGTGGCCCCACGGGAGtgcctgcgccgcctccgcccaCGCCCCAGCCTCCTCCTGTGCATCCAAGTGTCCGTGCACCAGCAAAGCAAGACGTGACGGGGGGGAAGCCGCTGGCGGGCGCCAGAGGCGCCTCCGGCGTCCTGAGGTCAGTGAACGTggacgaaaagaagggagcgaAAAAGCTCTCTATTTCCGACAGGGGTGTGACGCAGGCCACGTGCCCGGAAACCGGTACcggcaaggaagagaagcttGGGAATGGAgaccgaaagagagaggtcTGTGACGTGGACGCCGCGGAAGGTCGGACCCAAGCAGGCAATGAATCCGCAGCGTCGGCCGGAGGCGGCAACCATGTAACAGTTAGTGGCAAACCGTCCGTCACATCCACGACTTCTGGtcctctttcgtctgtctcctcgccacgAGCAGACGACGTCAGCTCTCCTGTCAGCTCGGgcgacgacagcgaagcgaCGCCATGA